A window of Diabrotica virgifera virgifera chromosome 9, PGI_DIABVI_V3a contains these coding sequences:
- the LOC114336188 gene encoding histone-lysine N-methyltransferase Su(var)3-9 isoform X1, producing the protein MASSEGAGVTTGQPNLHKQDLSKLDVKRLTALSPEVISRQATINIGTIGHVAHGKSTVVKAISGVQTVRFKNELERNITIKLDQLQFDRKGTYITWPKNLKGRKVNLKQAILDCENYEKEMLIPRGVKRKAEVLRKVRPNKNNSTYSKEYEVEKILDQEYDVFTKTPMFHVKWKGYSLEQTTWEPFDHLRHCPLVLNQFLAEKLGSQVLDALCEKLNISGQLSDQNLLERLKILDLSTLPEKLDIQEKLLQLLATPPKERHIHKLEEGKRSILLYQLVLKREVQMKKIKAWEDSINDLDKGEAIITVENTVDLEGPPEDFTYINEYVAKCGIQVRSVPEKGCSCVECGPRLKNCCGVQPYNGFTFKGKDKVNVNPGTAIYECNKKCKCKKNCRNRVVQNGRKVPLCIFRTSNGCGWGVRAMRKIHCGEFVCEYVGELITFEEAEIRGKTYDEEGRTYLFDLDYHTKDNPYTVDAAKMGNVSHFINHSCDPNLGVYAVWINNPDPNLPRLALFALREIERDEEISFDYMINIDPLVPTTPEKPRFLHTPDKNQVIEQGRSICKCDADSCRRYLF; encoded by the exons ATGGCGTCTTCAGAAGGTGCAGGCGTGACTACAGGTCAACCAAATTTACACAAACAAGATTTATCTAAATTG GATGTTAAAAGATTGACGGCTTTATCTCCAGAAGTTATAAGTAGACAAGCTACCATTAACATTGGTACAATTGGACATGTAGCGCATGGAAAATCGACTGTGGTTAAGGCCATATCTGGGGTACAAACTGTCAGATTTAAGAATGAACTGGAAAGGAACATTACCATTAAGCTAG ATCAACTCCAGTTCGATAGAAAAGGTACATATATCACATGGCCCAAAAATCTGAAAGGAAGAAAGGTGAATCTCAAACAAGCTATATTGGATTGTGAAAATTATGAAAAGGAGATGCTAATACCAAGGGGCGTTAAACGAAAAGCAGAAGTGTTGCGAAAGGTCAGGCCTAATAAGAATAATTCAACCTATAGCAAAGAGTATGAAGTGGAGAAAATATTAGACCAGGAGTATGATGTATTTACCAAGACTCCCATGTTTCATGTGAAATGGAAAGGTTATTCTCTAGAACAAACTACCTGGGAACCATTTGACCATCTCAGACATTGTCCTCTGGTTTTGAATCAATTTTTGGCTGAGAAACTGGGATCACAAGTTCTCGATGCACTTTGTGAGAAATTAAACATATCTGGTCAACTTTCAGATCAAAATTTGCTTGAGCGTTTAAAAATCCTTGATCTTAGTACCCTTCCTGAAAAACTAGATATACAGGAAAAATTGTTGCAACTGTTGGCAACACCACCTAAAGAAAGACATATTCATAAATTAGAAGAAGGAAAGCGATCTATTTTGTTGTATCAGTTGGTTTTAAAGAGGGAAGTTCAAATGAAAAAGATCAAAGCCTGGGAAGACAGTATAAATGATTTGGATAAAGGAGAGGCAATAATTACTGTAGAAAATACAGTAGATTTAGAAGGGCCTCCAGAGGACTTTACATATATAAATGAATATGTAGCAAAATGTGGCATACAAGTCCGCTCAGTACCTGAAAAAGGCTGTAGCTGTGTTGAATGTGGACCTAGACTAAAAAATTGTTGTGGTGTGCAGCCCTATAATGGTTTCACTTTTAAAGGTAAAGATAAGGTAAATGTCAATCCAGGTACAGCAATATATGAATGCAACAAGAAGTGTAAATGTAAGAAGAACTGTAGAAATAGAGTAGTACAAAATGGACGCAAAGTGCCCCTGTGTATTTTCCGTACTTCAAATGGTTGTGGATGGGGTGTCAGAGCTATGAGAAAAATCCACTGTGGTGAGTTTGTTTGTGAGTACGTGGGTGAACTTATAACATTCGAAGAAGCCGAAATTAGGGGAAAGACATACGATGAAGAAGGTCGAACTTACTTATTTGATCTAGATTATCATACGAAGGATAATCCATATACAGTAGATGCTGCCAAAATGGGTAATGTATCCCATTTCATCAACCACTCTTGTGATCCCAACCTGGGAGTGTATGCAGTGTGGATCAATAATCCTGATCCAAATTTGCCTAGGTTGGCCCTTTTTGCTTTAAGAGAAATCGAACGTGATGAGGAAATATCTTTTGATTATATGATTAATATCGATCCCTTAGTACCAACTACTCCAGAAAAACCAAGATTTTTACATACACCCGATAAAAATCAAGTTATTGAGCAAGGAAGGAGTATTTGCAAGTGCGATGCAGATTCATGTCgaagatatttattttga